A part of Aegilops tauschii subsp. strangulata cultivar AL8/78 chromosome 2, Aet v6.0, whole genome shotgun sequence genomic DNA contains:
- the LOC109755330 gene encoding uncharacterized protein has product MASNYVDTTGEEGRFHTHGHHSNSTTPTGEAASPKNTRRRWPGSASAPSGAGHGPASKCVCAPATHVGSFKCRFHRTNSQGHGHGQGQGSRPSSPPSPAAANAVPRHPASPSSSSGTVATQ; this is encoded by the coding sequence ATGGCTTCCAACTACGTGGACACCACGGGGGAGGAGGGGAGGTTCCACACCCACGGCCACCACAGCAACAGCACCACGCCGACCGGTGAGGCAGCGTCGCCCAAGAATACACGGAGGAGGTGGCCCGGGTCGGCGTCGGCGCCGTCCGGCGCAGGCCACGGGCCTGCTTCCAAGTGCGTCTGCGCGCCGGCCACCCACGTCGGGTCCTTCAAGTGCCGTTTCCACCGCACCAACTCTCAGGGCCACGGCCACGGCCAGGGCCAGGGAAGCCGCCCTTCTTCGCCTCCTTCACCGGCCGCGGCCAACGCAGTGCCGCGGCACCCGGCCTCGCCGTCCTCGTCCTCCGGCACCGTCGCGACCCAGTGA